Below is a genomic region from Leucobacter exalbidus.
CCGACGACATCTTCGTGCACCTCGACGAGGTTGACGGTGTGGGCCACGGTTACGGTTCAAGCTCGGCCGAATACCTCGTCGCGCTCGACCGCGCTGACGCCCAGATCGGCGAAATGGTGGCGGCCGTCAAGGAGCGCCCCACCTACGCCAACGAAGACTGGCTCATCGTGGTGACCGCCGATCACGGCCACAAGCCCACGGGCGGCCACGGCGGCCCCACCAAGCTCGAGCGCAAGACCCACGTCATCGCGCAGGGCACGGGCATGACGCCCGGCCTCGTGCGTGACGACGTGAAGATCACCGATATTGCCCCCATCGTGCTGGGTCACGTGGGCATCGCGAACGATCCGACGTGGGATCTTGACGGTCTCACCGTCGACCAGATCATCCCCGACGACTTCGACACCCTGCGCCCGGTGCTGCAGACGGCCGTCACCGAGACCGGCCCCGAGCGGCTGCTCGGCTGGACGAACCAGGCGCCCGAGGGCTGGAGCGTTGACAACTCGAAGATGCCCACCGGCGGCACCCCCGAGTTTCACGGCTGGACGTTCATGACCGATGACTTCTTCTCGAACGTCGAGCTCGGGCAGAACCGCGAAAACAACGTGCGCTCACGCAACGTGTTCGCCGTCGCCGACTCTGATGAGTGGGATGATGCGGGCGATAAGAGCAGCAACAAGTTCGATTCGACGCTGGTAACCCCCGCGTACGAGCTCAACGGTGCAAGCACGGTTGATGTGTCGTTCGTCTCTGACTACGCAGTTGATGGCCCGCAGGGCGCCACCGTGTGGGCCTACTTCGACGAGGAATCAGGTGCACAGCGCCAGAAGCTCATCGAATACCCCGCTGACGGCACGCGTGAGAACCCCGTGAACAAGATCGAGCGCCTCGCCATCGAGCTGCCGCGCGGCGAGAACGGTCAGCTGCCCAAGACCGTAAGCCTGCAGTTCTCATACGCCGGCGTCAACAGCGCCTTCTGGGCCATCGACCAGGTGCGAGTCACCCAGCCCGACGCCCCGATCCCCGCAGAGCTGACGCTCTCGGCCAGCGAGGTCGCCGCCGGTGACACGATCAACATCTCGGGCACCGGGTTCACGGCCGAAGAAGCGCTGCGCGTTGAGCTGCGCTCGACCGTGCAGCACCTGGCCGATCTGTCTGCAGGGCTCGATGGCTCAATCGGGGCCGACATTGAGATCCCCGCCGCGACCGAAGCTGGCGACCACACCCTCGTAGTGGTGCGCGCTGATGGTTCAGAGGTGCAGCAGCCGCTCACCGTGACCGCCGCGCAGGGCACCGCCGATGCTGCGGGTGCTGAGGCCGACGCACAGGGCGCCGCTGACGGCGCTGGCGCTGAAGCCGATGCACAGGGTGGCGCTGGCGCTGCTGGAGCAGAGGCCGAGGGCGCTGCCCAGGGTGCGGAAGCTGACGCTCAGGGCGCAGCTGACGCAGCGGGCTCCGTTGCAGACGGCTCGGGCACCGCGGCAGCTGACGCGAAGCAGGCTGAGGCCAACGCGACTGGCTCGGCGCAGGGCGACAAGCCCGCCGACACGACCAAGCCCGGCGACACCGTTAAGCCCGGCGACACCGGTGCGAAGCTGGCCGCCACCGGCCAGGCCGCATCGATGGGTATCTTCGCGGCTATCGCCGCAGCAATTGTTGCCGCAGGCACCGGGCTCGTGTTCTTCGCGCGCCGCCGTCGCAACGCCTAACGCGTCGCAACGCTGATGCGCCGCCGCGTGCATCACATCAGCCCGGGTGGGTGAGCCAAAATGGCTCAGCCACCCGGGCTGGTTGCGTTGATCCGGGGCAGGGTTACGCGGGGAGTTCGGCCCGCACGAAGAAGCCGCCCGCGTCGGTCGCGCCGTGCATCACCGCGCCACCGACGGCCTGCACGCGCTCGGTCAGCCCGGCGAGCCCGAGGCCCGCGCCGGGGGAGGACACAGGGGACGCGCCCGCGGCAGCTCCGTTCATGACCTCGACCATGACCTCGCCGTGGCCCGAAGCCCGGCCCGCGGCGAGCTGCACGGTGACCTCGATGGGGGATCTGGGGGCGTGCCGCAC
It encodes:
- a CDS encoding alkaline phosphatase family protein; the encoded protein is MRKTAIGASLGVLLLGITGVCAAAPALANDAPATQLTPKTLVIGVDGASFDVMAQANMPNVKALQAGGLTAASNLPASPMAQTVSGAGWSTIATGVWPDKHGVPDNSFSNPHYDQYPDYLTRVEQNLPDRATFVAGTWGPIATTIFGGGVDTRVEGGNDEGTTARVVEQLTTGQPDDIFVHLDEVDGVGHGYGSSSAEYLVALDRADAQIGEMVAAVKERPTYANEDWLIVVTADHGHKPTGGHGGPTKLERKTHVIAQGTGMTPGLVRDDVKITDIAPIVLGHVGIANDPTWDLDGLTVDQIIPDDFDTLRPVLQTAVTETGPERLLGWTNQAPEGWSVDNSKMPTGGTPEFHGWTFMTDDFFSNVELGQNRENNVRSRNVFAVADSDEWDDAGDKSSNKFDSTLVTPAYELNGASTVDVSFVSDYAVDGPQGATVWAYFDEESGAQRQKLIEYPADGTRENPVNKIERLAIELPRGENGQLPKTVSLQFSYAGVNSAFWAIDQVRVTQPDAPIPAELTLSASEVAAGDTINISGTGFTAEEALRVELRSTVQHLADLSAGLDGSIGADIEIPAATEAGDHTLVVVRADGSEVQQPLTVTAAQGTADAAGAEADAQGAADGAGAEADAQGGAGAAGAEAEGAAQGAEADAQGAADAAGSVADGSGTAAADAKQAEANATGSAQGDKPADTTKPGDTVKPGDTGAKLAATGQAASMGIFAAIAAAIVAAGTGLVFFARRRRNA